GATTTATTCTGATTGAAAACAGCACCTGTGACGCGCACTTTCGCATGGTGTTCTACAACCCCGATAGCAGCCGCGCATCCATGTGCGGCAACGGGGCGCGCTGCGCCGCTCTGTTCGCCTACGATCAGTCCATTGCCGGAAATATCATGCAAATTGAAACCGATGCCGGCATACTTTCCGCAGCCGTCCTGGCAGACCGTGATATTAAACTAACCCTTCCAGACATCACGATTCAGCCGCCTGCCCATCTGACCGTCAACCAGCAGACAAGATCCTGTTACAGCATCAACACCGGTGTACCGCATGCCGTCATCTTTGTAGATGATATTACGCAGACCCTCGTTCAGTCAATGGGTCATGCCATTCGCTACCACCAGGCCTTTGCTCCCGAAGGAACCAATGTCGATTTCGTCCAATGCCAACCACCGCATACCTTTCATATCCGGACTTACGAGCGCGGTGTTGAAGCCGAAACGCTGGCCTGCGGAACCGGAATTATCGCCTCAGCCATCACCGCTGTGGCCGCCCGTAAACTACACACGCCTGTCATGGCCATCACGGCGGGCGGGGATCAATTACGTGTCGATTTTGACATCGCCGACC
The genomic region above belongs to Spartobacteria bacterium and contains:
- a CDS encoding diaminopimelate epimerase, whose product is MKLHFVKMHGAGNDFIVVDNREKHFPVQDTDWMNAIGKRHTGIGCDGFILIENSTCDAHFRMVFYNPDSSRASMCGNGARCAALFAYDQSIAGNIMQIETDAGILSAAVLADRDIKLTLPDITIQPPAHLTVNQQTRSCYSINTGVPHAVIFVDDITQTLVQSMGHAIRYHQAFAPEGTNVDFVQCQPPHTFHIRTYERGVEAETLACGTGIIASAITAVAARKLHTPVMAITAGGDQLRVDFDIADQTATRVTLTGPAAYTFFGYTIYPTL